TCGATGCCTTTCTCGGGGCTGGCCCGGCCGACGAAAGCGATGGAGCCGGAGGACGGTGGACGGTGGACAGAGGACGGATCGGGGACAGAAGACGGAGGACGGAGGACGGAGGACGGTGCTATTTCTGCTTTCTGCCCGTCGCCGTCGGCGATGGCGGGCGTCATATTAGGCAGGATCTCGATGCGCTCGGGAGGGATGCCCTGGGCGATGAACCGCTGTTTCTGAAACTCGGACAGGACGATGACTATGTTGACATTGTCCAGAATCCGGCGGGAAACGCGGGCCGCCCAACCGCGCAAGGCGTAGCCGGCACTTTTGACCACGTCGCGCTCGCAGTTGCGCAACACGCACCAGTATTCCCGACCGCCCAGGCACCGCTCGCACACCTCGCCGTGGCTCAAGTGCAATCCGCTCGGGCAAAACAGGCGGTAGTTCGGGCAGCGCATCACCACCGGAATGCCACGCCTGGCGCAAGGCGTTAGGACGCTTGGCGACAGCAGCGGATACAGGTTTTGGACGAGGACGAGGTCCGGCTTTTCGCCATCCAACGTCTTGGCCATGCGGCGCGCCATCCAGGGGTTGTGGATGCCGGCAAAGAAGGCCTTGGCGTTACCAGCGATGGAATGATCAATTTCCGCTGAACTGCGCCGCAGCCAAACGATGCCATGCCCTTGCCGCTGTGCCAGACCGGCCAGTGTCTCCAGCGCGTGCTCTTCACCGCTGGGACGGCCGTAGTCGTTATGGGCCACCAATATTCTCAAAAGCAGAAAGCAGAAATCAAAGGTCAGCGACCTGCTGGAGCAGCGAACCGATTCCGCAGGCAAAAAGCCATGTCACGGGCTAAGAGCGTGTTTGAAAAATGGGCGTAAGGGAGGGCGAATTTGCAGACACACTCTAAGGAAAGCAGAAAGCAGCAAGGGGAAATCAAGGAGCGGAAGGTGGTGGTGGTTGCGCGGACGCGGGCGGGGGCGGCACGGTGTAGGTTGGGGCAAGCTGGCCGCGTTTGCGGGACCGGTTCTTCCACGAGTCGCGACGCGAAGCTGCCCGCGTTGCTTGCTGCTCCACACGTCCCACCCATTGAGGCCGGGCTACCGCACACAGATGAAACGCATAGAAAAGCATGAAGACGAAGGACGCGACACCCCACCCTTCGCCAAATAGTGAGAGGGACATACTGTTGGCCGAACCTGCCACCAACGCCGCCGTCGCTCCCACAGCACCGGTGCGCCCGGCAGCGCAAGCAGACAACGCCTCCCGTAATCCGAACAGCGCTGCGATAACAACGATGGTCATCCCAACGACACCGGTGCCCAGAAGTACCGCCCACGCGGCATTATGCGTATTGGTTGCATAGACCGGGCCGGCGGTGCGCGCGGCCACGGCGTAACCGACGCCTAACCAGGGACTCGCCTTGAAAACCTTCTCGTATCCTTCCCAGAGAAGCTTTCGCCCAGTAAAGGTCTCCAGCTTGCCGGCTTCTTCTGTTTGGCCGTATGGGTCCACCACCGGTTCAAATCGCTCCGCTCCAACCAAGGCCACCGCCAGACCAAGCACAACAACGACGAGAACAAACCCTCCCCGAGCCGATTTCGACAAAAGAAAGGCGACGCCAACGCCGATGAAAAGCGACCACCAGCTTGCCAGGCTTTGCGAAGCCAGCGTCAATGCTGCACTGATGGCCGACAGAACCACAAGATTTCGGCGTCGGCGACGCTCCGCGCGCAGGGCTTCGCCCACTGCATAACACGTCAGGATGACAGCGGAGGCGCCAACCGTATTGTTATGCAATTCAAAAGACGCCCCTCCACGGGATAATACGATAGAAAATGCTGCCAGGCCCAAGGCAAGCATGCCCAAAACCAAGATGAGACGCTCAGCGTGGGCGAAAGTTCGTGCCGAGGCTACGGCGACCAGGAATCCCAGAGAAAGTACCGCGAACTCCCCTGCCCGAAAGGCAGAGTACTTGGGCAGCTCAGACCAGGCTGCTGAGACAAGGGCGAGAGCGAAGAAGGCCAGGAGCACTTTCCCGGATGTTGCGGCAATTCGTTGCCAAAGGCGCCAGAGCTGCCCGCTCTGAAGCGCCAGCAATAGCCCAATGGCTGCGACAATCACAATCTCGACCATCGCGAAGGCATCAATTGCCGTAAAGTCCTCCCGCCTGCGCTGCAGAACAGTCAAGCGCGCCACCAAGAGCACTTCTGCCAGCAGGATCAGGCGTACAGGGATTGAGAGACGCGAGCGCGGAACAGAGGTTCGGGCCGGGAAACGACGGTGTTGCCTCAAAGACATGGAGTCAGCCGGCATTGGGGAGAGGGCAAAGGCTGAAAGTGGAAAGCAGAAAGCGGAAATCTAAAATGAACACAGGCGCAAACTGTTATTCAATTGCCCTTTTCGCATTCCAGAGCGCAGCTTCTCCCCCTGTGCTCGATCGCAATCTCGCAAGCACGGTGGATTGCCTCGGCGGCCTTGTGAGGAGTGTGGTCCTTGAGGATCTCGCGCGACTCCTGGCCCATAGCGCGAAGAGCGGTCGAGGGAAAAAGGTGAGAAGCTGAAACACTGAAATGTTGAAATTGATCAGTGATAGCCGGTGCTTCGGTGCGTCGGTGGGTCCGTGCGTCGGTCCCGGCCTCCGCCCCTGCGCCTTGCGCATGGCGCTGTGCGCATTGCGCCAAGCGCTTGGCGGTATCCGCGGTGTCGAGGGGATCGAAGACCCAGCCGTTGCGGCCTTCATGGACCAGTTCCGGCCAGCAGCCGTTGTATTTGGAGCACAGAATCGGCAAGCCGCACGCCATGGCTTCGGGCACAACGAGGCTCCAGTTGTCCTCCAGCGTTGGGATAATGAACGCATCTGCCGCCGCGTAATACGGAGCAAGCTTGTCGTAGTCCACCGAACCGGCGAAGTGGACGTTCGGAAGTCGGAGGACGGAAGACTGATGACGGAGGGCGGCTTCTGCCGGACCAGAGCCGACGAGGACGAGGGTGGCAGAGCGCGGGGGAGTGGTGGACGGTGCGTCAGTGAACAGTGGGGCGGTGGACAGTGGGGAGGTGGACGGTGCGTCAGTGGACGGTGGGGGGATCTCTGCCTTGGTAAAGATTTCCCACGCTTTCAGCAGCTCGGCGATGCCCTTGCCTTTGTTCAATCGCCCCACGTATAGGAACACGAGGCCTTGAGCGCAAGGCGCTGGGCGCGAGGCGTCTGGCGCAGGGCGCAAGGTGTCTGGCGCAAGGCGCAAGGCGCTGGGCGCGAGCCAGGACTCGCGCAGGAGCTGGATCTCGGTTTGCGGCACGCGCGCTGCGCTTTGCGCCATGCCGTCCGTATCGGCCGCCATATGGCCCAAGGTAATCCGCTCGGCGGGAAAGCCCATAGACACCGTATATTCCTTGCAGAGCCGCCCGTTACAGCTCATGGCATCCGTGAAACGAAGCACAAACTTCCGATAAAATGTCCGAATCCACTGCGCATGCCGCTCCGTGTAAGCCGTTCGCTCGTAAAGCACCACCAACGGGGTGCCGTGTCGGATCCGGTGCTGCAAGGCCAGGAAGGTCCATTTGAAAAAGCCGTCGCAAACCATCACGTCAGGCCGAAGCTGACGGATCATCTTCAGCAACCCTGGCTGAAAACGAAGAGAGAAATTCCGGTTGGCCATATAAGCCCGGTCCTCGGGGCCCAACTTCCACTCCCCACGCAGGCCTATAGCTCGCGGGCCCAATGCCCCCTGCGCTTTCTCCTGCACCGCTCGGGGCACATAATCTCCCGAATACACCAAATGCAATTGGCCGCCCGTGAGTGCATCCAGCGCACGGCAGACCGGGATGCGATAGTCGAGGAACGACCGTGTGACCCAGGCAATTCTCAATGTCCCTTGGCTGGGCTGCCTCGCCGAGGCGGCCTTGAGCTATAATGCTGTGGGGGGGCTGTTGTCACGCCCTGCCCTGCCCGCGCCGCAAAGCCAGCACGTAGTGCTTCAACCGCTCACGCAGACGAACCACCGTGCAGGCGCCCCACCAGCCAATCGGTCCACCGGCACACCCAAACCGCAGCAACCTTGTAACGCGGTTCCGCGGCAAGTCACCACCGTAGTCGCGCAAGATCTGGAGCCCGACATCGGCCCGCCCGGCCAGGACTTGGTTGTGGGCATAACCAGCGGCCACGCGCCCGCGCACAACCTTGAACGCAGGCATCTGCTGCGGGGTCAGGCGGGGCAGCAACCGTTCCTGCCAGGCCTCCACGGTTGGGCAGAGTCGGCGGCGCTTTTGATACTTGTTCAACCAGCCCGGCGCGGCTGCTGCCGCGCGGGAATTGCCTACCCAGAGCGGCTCGGGGATATAACCCCAGGGACCGAAGGTCGCGATGTAGCCCCAGTATTCAAGGTCCTGGCTGACCCTTAAGTCCGCCCGCTGTCCGCCGGCCCGATCTATTACGGACTTCCGTATGACGGCCGATCCGGTGCGGACATGATCATGCGCTGCCCAGAATGCATAGAAATCATCAATCACAAAGGGTTCGGTCTGGGCATCGGCGCGAGTCAGGAAGCTGGGCTGAATGATCTCCGATCCACTATGTTGGCGGGTGATCAGTCCGGTATTGACGGCTACACATTCAGGATGCGCATCAAGAAAGGCGATGCAACGTTCTAGAAATCCTGGTTTCCAATAGTCATCAGCATCCAACAGGGCGATGAACTCGCCGGTGGCGATCTTCAGACCGGCGTTCCGGGCTGCGCCCTGCCCCGCGTTCTCCTGTCGGAGGTACACGATCGAATTGCCATAGCGCAGGGCGACGTCCTCCGTGGCATCGGTCGAGCCATCATTGACCACAATGATCTGCCCGGGTGCCAGGCTTTGGGAGAACACGCTACCCAGGCAAGCCGCCAGGCAATGCGCGGCATTAAAGGCGGGAATGATGACACTTACACCAGGCACGATGACATCGCTTTATTTTATACGCGACCGCACCCCGCGGTTGCGCCGCGTTAGGTGTTCTTCGCCGGGCACGGGATAACCTTCCCGGCCGGTTTCGGATTCAGGGAAGCCATTCGATCCAATAGACGGAGGGTGATTCGCATCAGGCGCGCGGCCAGCGCGACATTCTCGAGTTGCAGCGCGCAGCCGAAGCCGCGAATCAGCCACCCTGGCCCGGCTAATCCCGGGCGCAGCTCGTCACGGAAGTAAGCCCGCCAGTGGCGCCAGAGCTTTTGGCGTTCCCCAGTGTCCGGATGGGCGGCGATCCACTCGCCCCCGGTCGTGAACCGTTTGAGCGCCAGCCAGTCTGCGGAGCGCCGCGCACACGGACCACCGTCCGACGCCAGCAGCACGTGCCGGATCCGTTCCTGGGAACGGGCAATCGTCTCCAAATATGCCATTCCTTTCACCCCTCGCCCCGTCGCCGAGGCCCCGTGCACCGTATACTCGTAGCCGAGGTACGACATGGTCACCATGCGGCGACTCCGGCACAAAGCGGCCACATTGAACAGCGTGTCCTCCCCGATATTGACCGGGAACTGTTCGAAGCGCAGCGCCCCGATCGTCTCCCGCCGAAAAAGCTTGTTCCACGGCGCAAAATGGAGGGTACGCAAACAGTGCCGCCGGTCACGCGGTTGCGACAAGTCATAGACCCGACCTGGAAGCACCTTGCGCCGCAGCACCTCTCCTGCCCCGGCCACCTCCGCCCAGGAACACGCCACAATATCCGCGTCGTGGGCACGCGCGCATTGAATCATTCGCTCGCAGCAATCCGGCCGCACAACGTCGTCCGCATCCGCAAAGAAGACGTAGTGGCCGCGCGCGCGGTCCAGGCCATCGTTCCGCGCCATGCCGGCCCGGCCGTTGACACTGCGGTGGATCACTCTGACCCGGTCGTCCCTTGCCGCCACCTCATCCAACACCCTGGGGCAGTCGTCCGGCGAGGCATCATCCACCGCGATCAGCTCAATGTCGGCCACCGTTTGCTTCAGAGCGCTGCTGAGGAAACGCCGCAAGAGCGGAACAGGCGTCCTGTAAACGGGGGCAATTATTGATACTGGCGCATTACAGCCCGTGGCTGTACACCAGCGCCCTTGCTCAAGAGTGACCGCGGACATCACCGCCTCCTCGCTCTCAACTCAACTCCACCGCCCAAAGGCTGCCAGCCGATGCGACGTTTATCATTCGAAACCGCCGTCGTCGGCCGTCGGGAGATGAATTTCACAGGCAGGTGCTTAGATAAGCGACTGCTCCTGACATTCTCTTGCACAGGGCAACGAATGGTCTCCCAGATCGCCAATAGGACGGCATGAACTTGAGGAGGTCTGTCACCCGAGCTTGAGGCTGGAGCTTCTCGATTGCCTGAGCTATGTTCCTACTGCCAAACCGTGCCACCGTCTCCGCATATGTCGTCTCGGATATGCGCCGCAGCTCCTGGGGATTGTGCAGCGTATTTACCACCTCTCTGAGAGCATGGCCGCGAGGAGGCGTCGTCTTCTCCAGAAACACTCCCGCATAGTTCTCGATGTCATCGATCAGCCAGCGGTACCCATACTCAACAGGGAAATCCTTGTAGGAAGCATCCGCGATGATCGTCGGAATCCCCAATACGGCACCTTCCAAGCAAGCCGTTCCCATCGAATAGTGCAGATCAGAAAGCTCAAGCAGCTTCTGAGAGAGCGACTCCATCGCATAACCATAATGGTAGTATATGGCGACATTCCCCCCCTTCACTTCTCTTAGCTCCGCCTCAAACAACTCGTTGGCGTCTGTGAATATGTGCAAGTGAAAGTTATGGTCCGTGAGTGACCTAAGATCGCCGGCGAGCTTCTTGACTGGCTTGACTTTCCAAAGTCTGCCCCTGCCGATGTATGTTATGCTGATGGGATTGCTCGGCTTTTCGGCGACGCGCCGCTTCTCTCTCACAAGGATGGGTATGGGAAGAAGGCGTTCCGCGAAGAGGCGTTTCAGTTCGCGACACGCGGTCTGATGACATACCTTGTCCATGAACACCAGGGAGTTCAGCTTCTCAAGCGTAATGAACATCCGTCGGCAGAGCAGAGACGCCAACAGCCCCCTGCATCCAATGCTCGGGAAGACCCGCCACAGCAACAGGCGTGGATTCACGACCGATAGCGCTTGCAAGTCCCTGAACGTGCCGAACTCAATCAACAGGTCATCGCAGGAAATGTCCCTGGTCGAGCGCGCCGTATCTGGATCTACACGGATGAACTTCGCCTTCACGCCGCGAAGTGCCTCACAAATCGTCCCGTCCTTTCTGGCGATGACCACAATCTCATGGGATTCTGCGAGGTCGCTCGCGAGCGTGATGATCATTTTCTCGATGCCCCCCATGCCGGCATCGTAATGATCCCAAAAGA
This DNA window, taken from Candidatus Paceibacterota bacterium, encodes the following:
- a CDS encoding O-antigen ligase family protein, with product MPADSMSLRQHRRFPARTSVPRSRLSIPVRLILLAEVLLVARLTVLQRRREDFTAIDAFAMVEIVIVAAIGLLLALQSGQLWRLWQRIAATSGKVLLAFFALALVSAAWSELPKYSAFRAGEFAVLSLGFLVAVASARTFAHAERLILVLGMLALGLAAFSIVLSRGGASFELHNNTVGASAVILTCYAVGEALRAERRRRRNLVVLSAISAALTLASQSLASWWSLFIGVGVAFLLSKSARGGFVLVVVVLGLAVALVGAERFEPVVDPYGQTEEAGKLETFTGRKLLWEGYEKVFKASPWLGVGYAVAARTAGPVYATNTHNAAWAVLLGTGVVGMTIVVIAALFGLREALSACAAGRTGAVGATAALVAGSANSMSLSLFGEGWGVASFVFMLFYAFHLCAVARPQWVGRVEQQATRAASRRDSWKNRSRKRGQLAPTYTVPPPPASAQPPPPSAP
- a CDS encoding glycosyltransferase family 4 protein, producing MRIAWVTRSFLDYRIPVCRALDALTGGQLHLVYSGDYVPRAVQEKAQGALGPRAIGLRGEWKLGPEDRAYMANRNFSLRFQPGLLKMIRQLRPDVMVCDGFFKWTFLALQHRIRHGTPLVVLYERTAYTERHAQWIRTFYRKFVLRFTDAMSCNGRLCKEYTVSMGFPAERITLGHMAADTDGMAQSAARVPQTEIQLLRESWLAPSALRLAPDTLRPAPDASRPAPCAQGLVFLYVGRLNKGKGIAELLKAWEIFTKAEIPPPSTDAPSTSPLSTAPLFTDAPSTTPPRSATLVLVGSGPAEAALRHQSSVLRLPNVHFAGSVDYDKLAPYYAAADAFIIPTLEDNWSLVVPEAMACGLPILCSKYNGCWPELVHEGRNGWVFDPLDTADTAKRLAQCAQRHAQGAGAEAGTDARTHRRTEAPAITDQFQHFSVSASHLFPSTALRAMGQESREILKDHTPHKAAEAIHRACEIAIEHRGRSCALECEKGN
- a CDS encoding glycosyltransferase family A protein, which translates into the protein MPGVSVIIPAFNAAHCLAACLGSVFSQSLAPGQIIVVNDGSTDATEDVALRYGNSIVYLRQENAGQGAARNAGLKIATGEFIALLDADDYWKPGFLERCIAFLDAHPECVAVNTGLITRQHSGSEIIQPSFLTRADAQTEPFVIDDFYAFWAAHDHVRTGSAVIRKSVIDRAGGQRADLRVSQDLEYWGYIATFGPWGYIPEPLWVGNSRAAAAAPGWLNKYQKRRRLCPTVEAWQERLLPRLTPQQMPAFKVVRGRVAAGYAHNQVLAGRADVGLQILRDYGGDLPRNRVTRLLRFGCAGGPIGWWGACTVVRLRERLKHYVLALRRGQGRA
- a CDS encoding glycosyltransferase family 2 protein; this encodes MSAVTLEQGRWCTATGCNAPVSIIAPVYRTPVPLLRRFLSSALKQTVADIELIAVDDASPDDCPRVLDEVAARDDRVRVIHRSVNGRAGMARNDGLDRARGHYVFFADADDVVRPDCCERMIQCARAHDADIVACSWAEVAGAGEVLRRKVLPGRVYDLSQPRDRRHCLRTLHFAPWNKLFRRETIGALRFEQFPVNIGEDTLFNVAALCRSRRMVTMSYLGYEYTVHGASATGRGVKGMAYLETIARSQERIRHVLLASDGGPCARRSADWLALKRFTTGGEWIAAHPDTGERQKLWRHWRAYFRDELRPGLAGPGWLIRGFGCALQLENVALAARLMRITLRLLDRMASLNPKPAGKVIPCPAKNT
- a CDS encoding glycosyltransferase family 4 protein, whose amino-acid sequence is MRILVAHNDYGRPSGEEHALETLAGLAQRQGHGIVWLRRSSAEIDHSIAGNAKAFFAGIHNPWMARRMAKTLDGEKPDLVLVQNLYPLLSPSVLTPCARRGIPVVMRCPNYRLFCPSGLHLSHGEVCERCLGGREYWCVLRNCERDVVKSAGYALRGWAARVSRRILDNVNIVIVLSEFQKQRFIAQGIPPERIEILPNMTPAIADGDGQKAEIAPSSVLRPPSSVPDPSSVHRPPSSGSIAFVGRASPEKGIEDFVAAARLLPNLPFAVAGATERMPELVAASPPNVRWLGFLNRPDLNRIISESRLVVLSTRCFEGFPNVVTHAMALRKPVVASRIGVLPEIVDEGRTGLLFETRNVADLVQKIQALVADPALCARLGEAGREKALRVYSEDVVAKRFMEICQKALSAKREAVGGKR